gtgggaggagcctatccccaggtgcatgtctgtggaggtgagaggggcctatccccaggtgcatgtctttggaggtgggagtggcctatccccaggtgcatgtctttggaggtgggaggggcctattcccaggtgcatgtctttggaggtgggaggggcctatccccaggtgcatgtctttggaggtgggaggggcctatccccaggtgcatgtctgtggaggtgggaggggcctatccccaggtgcatgtctttggaggtgggaggggcctatccccagatgcatgtctttggaggtgggaggggcctatccccaggtgcatgtctttggaggtgggaggggcctatcaccgggtgcatgtctttggaggtgggaggggcctatccccaggtgcatgtctttggaggtgggaggggcctatccccaggtgcatgtctttggaagtgggaggggcttcttcctaggtgcatgtctttggaggtgggaggggcctatccccaggtgcatgtctttggaggtgggaggagcctatccccaggtgcatgtctttggaggtggaaggaagccggagtacccggagggaacccacgcattcacggggagaacatgcaaactccacacagaaagatcccgagcccgggattgaactcaggactgctcaggacctttgtattgtgaggcagacgcactaacccctcttccaccgtgaagccaagaagaataagtgatcattacatttgaacaaaagtgtagatagaacatccaTTTTGGATGCAAATGTTGAATGTGTGGACATGTTTGTGCCAATGGAAACACAAACATATGTtacactgtgtgtgaatgcagggACTATCATGGTGGGACCCACACTAGAAGTGgccaggtcaatcaatcaatcaatcaatcaatcaatgtttattaatatagccctaaatcacaagtgtctcaaagggctgcacaagccacaaccacaccaaggcaaggaaaaactcaacccaattggatgacaatgagaaacctcccCCAGCCccgccatagtggatctaacataatagtgtcagagtccagtccatagtggatctaacataatagtgagagtccagtccatagtggatctaacataatagtgtgagtccagtccatagtggatctaacataatagtgtgagagtccagtccatagtggatctaacataatagtgtgagagtccagtccatagtggatttaacataatagtgagagtgcagtccatagtggatctaacataatagtgtgagagtccagtccatagtggatctaacataatagtgagagtccagtccatagtggatctaacataatagtgagagtccagtccatagtggatctaacataatagtgtgagagtccagtccatagtggatctaacataatagtgtgagagtccagtccatagtggatctaacataatagtgtgagagtccagtccatagtggatctaacataatagtgtgagagtccagtccatagtggatctaacataatagtgtgagtccagtccatagtggatctaacataatagtgtgagagtccagtccatagtggatctaacataatagtgagagtccagtccttagtagatccaacataatagtgagagtccagtccatagtggatctaacataatagtgagagtccagtccatagtggatctaacataatagtgggagagtccagtccatagtggatctaacataatagtcagagtccagtccatagtggatctaacataatagtgtgagagtccagtccatagtggatctaacataatagtgtgagtccagtccatagtggatctaacataatagtcagagtccagtccatagtggatctaacataatagtcagagtccagtccatagtggatctaacataatagtgggagagtccagtccatagtggatctaacataatagtgtgagagtccagtccatagtggatctaacataatagtgtgagagtccagtccatagtggatctaacataatagtgagagtccagtccatagtggatctaacataatagtgggagagtccagtccatagtggatctaacataatagtgtgagagtccagtccatagtggatctaacataatagtgtgagagtccagtccatagtggatctaacataatagtgtgagagtccagtccatagtggatctaacataatagtgagagtccagtccatagtggatctaacataatagtgtgagagtccagtccatagtggatctaacataatagtgagagtccagtccatagtggatctaacataatagtgtgagagtccagtccatagtggatccatcataatagtgagagtccagtccatagtggatctaacataatagtgtgagagtccagtccatagtggatctaacataatagtgtgagagtccagtccatagtggatctaacataatagtgtgagagtccagtccatagtggatctaacataataatgagagtccagtccatagtggatctaacataatagtgtaggagtccagtccatagtggatctaacataatagtgtgagagtccagtccatagtggatctaacataatagtgtgagagtccagtccatagtgtatctaacataatagtgtgagagtccagtccatagtggatctaacataataatgagagtccagtccatagtggatctaacataatagtcagagtccagtccatagtggatctaacataatagtgtaggagtccagtccatagtggatctaacataatagtgtgagagtccagtccatagtggatctaacataatagtgagagtccagtccatagtggatctaacataatagtgtgagagtccagtccatagtggatctaacataatagtgtaggagtccagtccatagtggatctaacataatagtgtgagagtccagtccatagtggatctaatataatagtgagagtccagtccatagtggttctaacataatagtgtgagagtccagtcgatagtggatctaacataatagtgtgagagtccagtccatagtggatctaacataataatgtgagagtccagtccatagtggatctaacataatagtgagagtccagtccatagtggatctaacataatagtgagagtccagtccatagtggatctaacataatagtgtgagagtccagtccatagtggatctaatataatagtgagagtccagtccatagtggttctaacataatagtgtgagagtccagtcgatagtggatctaacataatagtgagagtccagtccatagtggatctaacataatagtgagagtccagtccatagtggatctaacataatagtgagagtccagtccatagtggatctaacataatagtgtgagagtccagtccatagtggatctaatataatagtgagagtccagtccatagtggttctaacataatagtgtgagagtccagtcgatagtggatctaacataatagtgagagtccagtccatagtggatctaacataatagtgtgagagtccagtccatagtggatctaacataataatgtgagagtccagtccatagtggatctagttaatagtgtgagagtccagtcaaaatGGAGCAAAGGTCATCAATGACCACTCCCCATCGCACTCGGTTCCAGGCTATTCTGGCCATTTCAGTCCAGTGGGTCACGTGATTCTTTGACTCTGTGGTCCCACTGGTCCACTTCCTGTCGCTCCCACAAAGCTGCATTCACGGTCGTGTCCTGCCATCGGATTTTGTAGACATGCCTCAGACAGGTGTTGACCACGTTCACACAGCCACCCGCACTCAACAAGGGAATCGAACCCACGCGcttctgccacacacacacacacacacacacacacgagtgacgCTGAAAGAGACGAATGAGTGGGGGGGTTAAAGAGGTGCGTTCAAGGCCCCCCAGGGACCAGCAGTGTTTTAATGATGAGACAGAAGATGATGAGTGTGTGCGTGTTCTCAAGCAAATTTAATTTAATACAAgtaattaaaaatattatatatatgtatacacaaaatatgaataaaatacaGTACTAAATATTAAGTAGgcctatttttttacatttccgcTCTCGTTTTTAAATTAGCATATCAACATGTTCCGTTCAAATAAATCAATTTGAaagtgtacatatttatattttaacatattttttaaatgtagtcAAATTTGAATGTTTTGGGGTAAAAATAATGATTTTATACATTGAGGCCATAGTTCAACTACTTTAAGAAAATGTGTAAATTTGACTCCGAGAAGGGCAAGCGGGGGAAAAAATGGTTGGatgttttaaataattaattcagAACAAACggaataaatatgaaataaatatacaaaatatGCATGTCATCAATGCATTTTTAAAACGTAGACATTTGACTGACAAAGATGGTTTAAAGAAACACATTTGAAGAGGATTAAAACGAAaatgtatgtttaaaaaaaaaaaagagtaaataaGAGAAAACTGGGAAGCAGATTGTGTTGTCTGGCAAACATCCAACATCTTAAAGTCGTCCAACTGTGGTTTATTTCTGCGCGTACAATTCTCTGAAACACTTTTTTCCCCCTGAAAAATAAGTTTAAGACAATTCCAGCTTGCAGAAAAAATTATCACAacgaaataaaaacaaacatatttttccatttcGATTTTTCCCCCCCAATAATGTATCGATTTATTATTAAATGTCCGCCACGGAACACAAACTTCACGATTTCGAACAAGTCggcaataataatacaaaaaacccccaaaaaaaagaCAGTCGGTGCAAAATTGAAAGAAAACACTTTGATGTGATTGCATATCAAAAATGGTGTGGTCATAATAaatattgtcaacaataaaatcaAACAATCTTTCACATTAAATgcactaatgcagtggttctcaaatggggggcgggggcgggggggggggggtacttgaaggtatgccaaggggtaggtgagatttttaaaaaatattctaaaaaaaatagcaacaattcaaaaatcctttataaatatatttattgaataatacttcaacaaaatatgaatgtgagttcataaagtgtgaaaagaaatgcaatattcagtgttgacagctagatttcttcataaatattgatgttaaaagttgttttttttagaagaaaggtttagaatgaagttgatgattacttctatgtgtagaaatctttatttataattgaatcacttgtttatttttcaacaactttttatttatttgtatatcttttttcccaaattgttcaaaaaagaccactacaaataagcaatattttgcactgttatacaatttaataaaacagaaactgatgacatagtgctgtattttacttctttatctctttttttttccaaccaaaaatgctttgctctgatttgcgggatacttgaattaaaaagatttttcatcactgcaaaaaggttgagaaccactgcactaatgtGTCAtagttcataaataaataaatacatcataaTAGTCATTTTACATTCACCTGATCAAAACACTATTTACTGCACATAAATAAATGCACTTTTTAAATATGAATACTGCCACAGGACCAGCGTTTTAGGTCATGATTTGAACATTTAAGATTGCATTGCATAGCTTTAATTTGCCTTTATTGCTCGCGCCAATCTCCAAATAAAGATAATTGATCCAAATTCATGTCATTCCAAATTAAACGTGCGTCAAAGTCGCGTTTTGTGCTTCAAGTCCAATCTTCTCGTCTAAAGTGCAGACTTTTTGTGGAGTTTCCGAGAGGAAATCAAAGCGGGAGTTGgtatagagcggccgtgccagcaacttgagggatccagGTTCGAATCCCCGCTtttgccattctagtcactgccgttgtgtcctcgggcaaagacgctttacccacctccccccagtgccacccacactgctttaaatgtaaaaattagatattgggtttcactatgcaacttgagggttccaggttcgatccccgcttccgccatcctagtcactgccgttgtgtcctcgggcaaagacgctttacccacctgctcccagtgccacccacactgctttaaatgtaaaaattaaatattgggtttcactgtgtgaagcgctttgagtcagtagagaaaaagcgctatataaatatcattcacttcgcTTAGTTGTGAAAAGGCGCGTTGAGCTCCGCCTGTGCCGGGAAGGACTGGCCGCGGACGTGCAGGTCGTAGGGGTAGCGGGCCTCCGGGGCCACCCGGTACATGGAGCCGTGCGCCAGGGCCGCGCGCGCCGGAGCCCCGCAGTAGCGCACCCCGTAGTGGTTCCCCTTGCCGTAGTCCGGGGGCTCGTCGTGCTTCAGCGAGAAAAGGCCGTTCAAGTTCACCGGCGGGCTCGGCTGGCTCTCGAAAGGCGGGCTCCCGGCCTCCGGGGACGGGTTCTCGTACAGGAAGGGCTCGTAGGCGCCGCCGTAGCCGAAGGGGCGGAAGGGCTTGGAGGACGCGTCCAAGCCGCCGGAGCCGCCGCTGTGCCCGGGGGGCGTGCTGACGTCCGGGTAGGAGGAGACGGAGTAGACCGGCTCGTAGGGCGGCCGCCCGGAGAACATGACCTCCCCGTTGTGGTCCGTGAGGAAGTTGCGGGCGTTGAGCTGCAGACACCCGGCCACCAGGTTGGTGGTGGGCTGCGAGAGTCCCTTGCACAAAGTCTGTACAAAAGCCAGCAGGTCGGGTCTCTTCCCCGCGCTCAGGGTCTCCGACAGGGCCCAGATGTAGTTCTTCGCCAGCCTCAAGGTCTCGATCTTGGACAGTTTCTGCGTCTTGGAGTAGCACGGAACCACCTTGCGGAGGCTCTCCAGCGCCGCGTTCAGGCCGTGCATGCGGCTCCTCTCCCGGGCGTTGGCCTCATGCCTGCGCATCCTGGAGCGGTCGTGCTGCTGCTCCTTGGCCGGCTTCTTCTTGCGGGGCCCCCGCTTCTTGTGGAGGAGCCCGGCGCCCTCCTCCGCTTCTCGCTCGTCCTCGTCGCCGCGCTCCGAACCCGCCTCGTCGCCGGCGGACGTGCAGGGCAAGTCGTCCTCGCCGCGCGCCGCCGGACGCTCGCGGTGCTCCTGGCCGCCCGAGGGTGGAGCGTCGCGGGGGAAACTGGCACCGAAGCGCGGCTCGATGCTGTGCGTGTCCTCGAATGGAAGAGTCAGCATCATTCCTGCTGGACCAAAACATCATTAGGATGGATGGGATATTTTTTGGACATACAAACATATTTGacaatgaagtaaaaaaaaaaaaaaaaaaaatttaaaactcaCCTAAGAAGCAACAAGCATGTTTTAAATCTTCTTCTTGTTCTGCTGCTCAACCTGCAAAATAATAACAAGAACTAACTCGCCTTCCTCTCTTctgctcctcctcttcttcctctctcTCTTCTTCTCTCCTGCAGCCTGCATGCTTACACATTACTTTACATTAAATTATCTTTAAAGTAGGCTGCTCTTCCAGGTAGGGTCCCCTGCACCTCACCTGTGCAGCTCTGGATCTCAAACTGCAGGTGTGACCTCAACCTctggacattaaaggcctacttacacccactactagccaccacgcagtctgatagtttatatatcaatgatgaaatattaacattgcaacacatgccaatacggcttttttagtttactaaattacagttttaaatttcccgggagtttcgtcttgaaaacgttgtgtaatgatgcagaaagtcacgcgtttttaggaagtatgagcacacacacagctaaaagtcgtctgctttaacggcgtaattacacagtattttggacatctgtgttgctcaatctcctgcaatttgttcaattaatattggagaagtcacagtggaaaaatggagttgggaagctttagcctttaggccaggggtagggaacctgtggctctagagccagatgtggctcttttgatgactgcatttggctctcaggtaaatctgagctgacattgcttaacacgataagtaatgaataattccgctggtaatcacagtgttaaaaataacgttcaaaatataaaacattctcatgcattgtaatccatccatccgtttttctaccgcaccttttcaagaagtcgcattaaggataagaagtattttatctattattggttagcttaagaataacaatgtcattaaaaagaataagagacttactagacttaaaaatgttggccgtacttaaaaatgcacgcatttagttgtattcagtgttataaaatatattaaatggctctcacggaaatactttttaaaataattggctttcatggctctctcacccaaaaaggttcccgacccctgctttagccacacaaacacagggtgattccttgttcaaaattcttggaggtgaaacgttactatgggtcagagcgcggtcaagccaacatgaatcaagacggcgtggcgcagtgggagagtggccgtgcgcaacccgagggtccctggttcaaatcccacctggtaccaccctcgtcacgtccgttgtgtcctgagcaagacacttcacccttgctcctgatgggtgctggttggcgccttgcatggcagctccctccatcagtgtgtgaatgtggaagtagtgtcaaagcgctttgagcaccttgaaggtagaaaagcgctatacaagtacaacccatttatttatcataatgtcaaccagcaggtttcggtgagaaaatgttggttaaaaagtcagttcttaccggagaaaagctgagcttgtgccgtccatgcagctgccgtcgactcccctgagacactgcgcgtcaagacacccgtggagacacccttccgactatcaggtactattaaactcactgaaacactagcaacataatagaaagataagggatttcccagaattatcctagtaaatgtgtttaaaaacatcggaatccgtcccaatgcaatcgcgttttttttctttctttttttttctagtccgtcgctatcaatatcctcgaacacgaatctttcatcctcgctcaaattaatggggaaattgtcgttttctcggcccgaatagcactttctgttggaggctcccattaaaaacaatgtgaggagcccccacacttgcgacgtcatcgtctgcgacttccggtagaggcagggcttttctcttagcaccgaaagttgcaaactttatcttggatgttctttactaaatcctttcagcaaaaatatggcaatatcgtgaaatgatcaagtatgacatataaaatggacctgctatccccgtttaaataagaacatctcatttcagtaggcctttaaagctaaagttaaagttaaagtaccaatgattgtcacacatacactaggtgtggcgaaattattctctgcatttgacccatcacccttgatcaccccctgggag
The DNA window shown above is from Nerophis ophidion isolate RoL-2023_Sa linkage group LG14, RoL_Noph_v1.0, whole genome shotgun sequence and carries:
- the neurod6b gene encoding neurogenic differentiation factor 6-B, which produces MLTLPFEDTHSIEPRFGASFPRDAPPSGGQEHRERPAARGEDDLPCTSAGDEAGSERGDEDEREAEEGAGLLHKKRGPRKKKPAKEQQHDRSRMRRHEANARERSRMHGLNAALESLRKVVPCYSKTQKLSKIETLRLAKNYIWALSETLSAGKRPDLLAFVQTLCKGLSQPTTNLVAGCLQLNARNFLTDHNGEVMFSGRPPYEPVYSVSSYPDVSTPPGHSGGSGGLDASSKPFRPFGYGGAYEPFLYENPSPEAGSPPFESQPSPPVNLNGLFSLKHDEPPDYGKGNHYGVRYCGAPARAALAHGSMYRVAPEARYPYDLHVRGQSFPAQAELNAPFHN